In Natronobacterium texcoconense, the genomic window TCGACCGTCCCGGACCACCTGGGTGAACTGTCCGGTAACGTCCGCGAGTTTTTGCTCGGATTTGCTCATGCGAAGTCACCACTCGGTGCTCCAGCGCCGCCGAGTTTGGACAGCGCGGAGAAGCCGCGCTTGCGCAGTCGATCGCTTTCGGTTCGGTCGACGAACCCGGAGATCCGATTCCGGGACTCCTCGCCGCCGATCTTGCCGAGGACGAAAAGCGCCTTCACGCGAGCCTCTTCGTCGCGATGTCGGTCTTCGACGATGTTCAGCAACCGCTCCTCGAGTCCGTCGCCGTCTAACATCGACAGGCTCGTCGCGGCGAACTTCGAGGTCATCTCGTCCTCGTCGGCGAGCGTATCGATCAGCGCTTCCTGGGCTTCGTCGCGGTACTCGTCGCTCGCGACCCGTCCCAGCAGCCACGCCGCGTTCCGGCGCTGTGCGGTCTCGGTACTCTTCTCGAGCAGGTCGATCAACGGCTGTTCGACCCGGCTGTCGGTGACCTGCTCGAGTTCGCCGACGATCTTCTCTCGGATCTTGTGGCTCGCGTTCGACGGCGCTTCCGATAGCAACTGTACGAGCGAGAACATCGCCGTCCGCCGGACGACTTCGGCCTCGTCTTGCAGTCCCTCCGCGAGGACCTCGACTGCCTCGATGCTCCCGAGACGACCGAGCGCGTCGACGGCGATCCGTCGGAGTCGTTCGTCGTCGGCTTCGGCCACGTCCACGAGTTCGTGCAAGGCGTTGTTCGTCCCAATATCTGCTAACGCGTACGCGACCTCGATTCGGATGGCGTACCGATCCTCGTGGAGTCGCTGTGACAGCGCCGGGACGCACTCGGGCGACCCAATACGTCCTAACGCGCGTGCGACTCGCTTTCGAACCCGTGGGTCCGGGTCGTTCAGCTGATTGACGAGGTGTTTTACGACGTTATCTTCGCCGATTCGTCCCAGTCCGGTCGCAGCGGCCATCCGCAGTTCGGGCCGGTCGGCGTTTAACCCCTGAGCCAGCACCTTCGCTTTCTTCCACTTTGCGACGTTGTCGATGTCCTGGCCGGACACCTCACCGATGAACTTCTCGAGTGCGTCCTGTCCGTACTGGTCGAGCGCGTCGATCGCTGCTGCTCGGACTTCCTCGTCGTCGTCGTCCTGTGACGCCTCTACGAGCGGATCGACGACGTCTTCCCGCGGAAACCTGGTCTTTTCTACCTCGGAGGCCAGACCCCCGAGGATCTCCGCCGCTCGGCGGCGAATGTCCGTGTTTGAACTCTCCTCGAGGTGGGTTACGAGCTCTTCGAATTCCGCGTTTCGCTCGAGTTCGAATAGCGACATATTTCTAGATCACTTGTTCGGGACGGGACGCAAACGTCGGTATCTTGCGTTCGTGTGTACCTGTTCGGTTGCTGGATATTCAACGTTGGTTTTGAGAGCCGACGGACGAGGGACGGTCGATCGTCGTTTCGACGGCCGCTCGGAGATATCGTCGGGGCCGATGTCGCTACTCACCGTCGCTTTCACTGTCGTCACCTGCTTGATCACCGTCGCCGCCGATCTGGATGCCTCCGACTCCGTCTTCGTACCGATCTTCACCTTCGTAGACTTTCCCGTGGGTGACGATCGAGTGCCAGATGTCGTCGTCGGTTATTTCGTCCTCGTTGAGGTGCTGTTCGACCCACGCCGCGTTGATGCTCCAGCCGTCGACCTGTTCGTCGAAGCCGTCCTGCACTTCGGTGATCAGGTACTCGATGTCCGAACCGTGATCGACGAGTTCCTTGAACGCCTCGTAGATCGTCCAGATCTCGCTGTCGGACTCCTCGAAATCGTCCGCGTTCGAGTTGTAGAACAGAAACAGTGCCTTGGAGACCTCGTCTTCGATCCGATACTCGGGATCGAGTTGCATCACGTCGACGTCGATTCCGTTTGCCTCGAGTAGATGGTAGAACTCGCCAGGCGTCGCGTCGGGATCGTCGTCCGGCTCTTCCGGCACGATTTCTTCTCGGCCGCCGCCGAGATCCAGCGATCCCAGACAGCCTGCCGTCGTCGCAAGTGAGAGAGTTCCGATAGCGGACAGCGCCTGTCGGCGATCGAGCGTCGATCGTTCGGTTGATTCCACGACTGAGCGACTGCTGGCTTCGCGACCGGATTCGTCGGTGTCTTCGCTTCCACACCCGGGGCCCGTGCTCATCGTTACGATATCCTCTCACCAATGAGTGAAAAACGCGTTGGCCGATTCGATTTCGTTTCACCGTCGACGACTTAGTTCGCCCAGAGAGTATATTACGGACCCACCCAAACAGTTGCAGACACACGTACTGGTGTCGCCTGGATGAACGTAAACCTGCTTACCAAGCCACTGTCCTCTCTGCGCACGCTGGCCGCCCGTATCGTTTCCTGTTCTCCCACCCAGAAAGCGAAACTAGTTCTCGCTGTCGCTTTTTCTATCTTTCTCGTTCTCATGGTCGCCGGCAGTCTGGTGTTCGTCGTCGGGAGCGCCGGGACTGTAGACGACGTGCCCGAAACCGCCACTCCCAGCCTCGAAACCTCGAGTATCGACGACTCGAACCACGCTCCCGTGCTGTCCGACCCGCCCAACGTAAATAAGCCGGACGACGAGAAGCGTATCGTTGTTCGGTTCGAGGACGATTACGTCGTAAGTGGAGAAATCGTCGACGACGACGACCTCCCTCCCGATCCGGAAGTGACTGCGGGCGGTGAGTACCTCGTGATCGACAATCACGAAGAACACGACCGACGGGTCGTCCAGACGATGGACGATGGCGAGGTCGCGACGACCGACGACGGGAGGCCGATTCACGTCTCTTCCGGTGACGATCCCAACCTCGTCGTTTTCGAGCGGGACTCTCACGGATCGATCACCGGCACCGAATCGCTCGAGGTGAATCGCGAGGACGGGACCGTTTGGACAGAGAACGACCACTCTCTCGATGTCAACGGCGCCCCCGTCGAGTACGAGGGCTACGACTCGTACGATCTGACGCTCGAAATCCTCGAGGCGAACGATCCCGACGAGGGAGAGACGCTCACTGTCGAGACGGAGATCGAGAACCACGACTGGGGTCACGCCCACGACACCGAGGCCGTTATTCGACTCCTCGAACGCAACGGGGAACTCGCGTCCTCGAACGAGACGATCGACATCGATGGCGATGAGTCGATCACACACACGTTCGATCTCGAAACGAGAGCGACACACTACATCGCAAACGAGTTCGAGATCGACGTTGCCGACGGGGAAGCCGTCGAATCGCAAGACGTCAACATCGAAGCTGCCGGCGCAGCAGTTTCGATTACCGAGACGACGTCACCGACGATCCAGGGTGACGAACTCGAGGTAACGGCACAGGTTCACCGGTACGGAGACGTCCCGGAAGGGGCAGTGTCGTATCCGGTCAGTTTCTACGTCGACGGTTCGGAAGTCGGAACCGAAATCGTCGGCCTGTCGGCGGGCGAAACGCGAGAACTCACGTACACGTACGAAACCGACGATAACGACGTGCCGGAAGTCGACGTTCGAGTCGCGAGTGACACCGACTCGAGTACTGACCAGGTCGACGTAATCTCCAGGGAGGAGTACGAAGACAACATCCAGGCGTCGATTACGGACACTAACATCGACGAACTCGGCTCCAGTGGGACGCTCGAAGTCGACGCGTCCTTCGGATACGACGGGGAGCTTCCCGCTGGAGAGACGACGTTCCCTGCGAATCTCACTGTCGACGGAACGTTCGAAGACCACCGGTACGTCACCCTGGAAGACGGAACGGACACCCAGGAGACGTTCTCCTACGACCGGGATGCGACCGATCCACCGATAACCGACGTCACGGTCGAAACGCCGGGTGAAGACGCGACGGTCACCTTCGACCGCGACACCGATATCGCGTTCGCGGACGTGACTGATCCTGCGGCTCGCCACGAACCGCTCGACACGACCGTCGTCGTCACCGACAACGGCGAATCGCCCGGCCAGGATACGCTCACGATCGAGATCGAGAACTCCTTTGCAGTCGAATCGAACGGAACCGAAACGCGAGAGATCCAGATCGAGCCCGGCGAATCGGTGAGCGAAGACGTCACGTTCGATCTGACCGGGAACGCGCCCCCGCAACTCGAGTTGCGTGCGTCGACGAGCGAGGCGTCGACGGCGACGACGGTCGAGGTCCGGGACAACGAGGCACAGTTCGATATCACGGACGCGTCGCTCGAGGGAGCGGAGGATCCCGAATCCGGCGTCGACGTCGTTTCCACGGTGCGAAACATGGGTGGCGTCACGGGCACCCAGGAAGTCTCGCTCGAGTTCGACGGGGAGACGATCCACTCCGAGGAGGTCACTCTCGAGCCGGACGAGGAAGCCACCGTCACCTCGGAGGCACCGGCTTCGGAGGAAGACGGCGTGACTCACTCCTATGGTGCGTCGACCGACGACGACTCCGCCGCTAGCACCGCGACGACGGGAGCGACGGGCGACACGTTGGGTCTTCCGAACGTTCCCGGCGGAGCGACCGTCGCCGTGCTCGTCGCGTCGCTTCTCGGCCTGCTGCTGGCCGGTGCGGGCGTGATCAAGTACCGGAACGATCCGGCGGCTGTCCGTGCCCGTGTTCGGCAGTTACAAAACGCTGCCATTGGCGCAATTCCCGGTATCGGCTCCGGAGCCGTCATCGTCCAGAACGACCTCCCACGCGAATCGCTGGTTCGCATCCGAGTCAGGGCCGGAAACGACGTCGTGTTCCTCGAGGACTTCCAGCTCGGGGAAAGCGAGCGACGGACGTTCAACACGCTGCCGGACGCGGACCGGTTCGAGGTCGGTGCCGGCGTCGACGACATCACGTCACACGAAGAAACGTTCGGTGGGGAGACGGACCAGGTCGGCGTGATCCTTCGGCCGGAAGGGATCACGATTCGAGAACTATAACGGCGATTGCGCTCGACTCGAGTGTTCGGCTAGTATCGTTTCGGGCGTCGACTGCTGGGTCGAATCAAACCCACAACGAGATTTTTTCTCTCAGATCGGGCGCTACTAATCTAGTGGGTGATCAGCAGTAGTTTCTCGTCGGTCCGTGCGAGACAGAACGGCCGATCCGGAGGAGTGTCGAACGAGGTCGTCCGGTGTTCGGTGACGAACAGTCGGTCGAACGCCTGTCCACAGGACGGGCAACCGAGGTCGTCGCGGTGCTCGAGGATGCGCGTGTCGCCGTTGTCCTTCAGGAGTTTGAGCTTCGCACGGTACTCGTGCATGCTGAACCCGTCGTCGACGTCGATTCGTTCCATACGCACCGTCTCCTGTATTCGAAGATAACTGCAACGGCCCGATAGTTCGATTTCTCGACCTATCTATAGACCGATCAGAAACAACCCATGTCAAACAAATGGACGAAGATGGCCAATAGTTTATTATACTTCTTTGAATTCGTCAGTGATATAAACGTTCGTAAACCAATCGCCACCTCGATCTTCACTTCTCAATTTTACTGCTGCAAGAATACGAATCCTGGCGTGGGACACACGGGAGATGGTTATTATGTCCATCACGAGGAGTTAAAATATCGCAATTTGATTCGTTCGGTTCCCTGTCGTTTAATATGTATCAGTTCCAGTGATTGAGTAGTCGTGTGTGGTACCGCGTTTCGGACGATCGTCGGACCGGTGTGGCCGACGGTGGACGAGCGGACCCAGCCACGTAACCCCCAATCGGTGATCGTCAATGCGTGAGGACACAACCAGTACGGAGTCCGTCTTCGACGAACTGTCACGGATGGCAACGACAGCCGACCAGTCGAACTCGAGAGACACTCTCGAGATTGGTCGGGAGACGGAATCAGACGGTGGAATCGAACGCGAACTCGACGAGCTGATAGCACACGTCGACAGCGTGGTACCGGTCGACGACATCACGTTCGACGAGGACCTCGTCAAGGAGAACCTCGACGAACTACTCCTGTTGCTCATCGCCTTGCACGAGGAGACCCACGGGAAGGAACTGCTCTCGGACCTGTCGCATCTCTTCGACGCGACGCTCAGCCCGGGAACCGTCTATCCTCGTCTCCACGAACTCAACGAAGCGGACATTCTGGCGATGCAGGCGAAAGTCCAGACCAAAGAGTACTCGATCGAAGACGAGGCCTACGTCCAGCAGGCGGTCGAACAGACGATGGTCCAGCACCTCTCGTTCGGGCTGTTGCTCTACGCGTTTCTCACCCGACTGTAGCCGGCGTTTTCGTCCCCGAACGTCGTTCTCGAGTCGTCACCCCGCAAGCGACGGCTCCGACTACGTCCCGTCGCCGTCCTCGAGGCTCTTCGCGATATCGCTCAGGCTCTCGCTTGGCGGTTCGTGGGCGTCGTAGTAGGCCGTCGCCCCCGGTTCGCGAAGTCCGTAGAGAAAGTCGGGTTCGACGACGTCGACGAGTGCCGATCCACCCGCCGACACTCCGTGATCGTCGATCCACTCCGTCAGTCGATCGGTGCCACCCGAGGGGTCCCGTGCCAGATCCGGCGTCTCGTA contains:
- a CDS encoding helix-turn-helix transcriptional regulator, translating into MREDTTSTESVFDELSRMATTADQSNSRDTLEIGRETESDGGIERELDELIAHVDSVVPVDDITFDEDLVKENLDELLLLLIALHEETHGKELLSDLSHLFDATLSPGTVYPRLHELNEADILAMQAKVQTKEYSIEDEAYVQQAVEQTMVQHLSFGLLLYAFLTRL
- a CDS encoding HEAT repeat domain-containing protein, with the translated sequence MSLFELERNAEFEELVTHLEESSNTDIRRRAAEILGGLASEVEKTRFPREDVVDPLVEASQDDDDEEVRAAAIDALDQYGQDALEKFIGEVSGQDIDNVAKWKKAKVLAQGLNADRPELRMAAATGLGRIGEDNVVKHLVNQLNDPDPRVRKRVARALGRIGSPECVPALSQRLHEDRYAIRIEVAYALADIGTNNALHELVDVAEADDERLRRIAVDALGRLGSIEAVEVLAEGLQDEAEVVRRTAMFSLVQLLSEAPSNASHKIREKIVGELEQVTDSRVEQPLIDLLEKSTETAQRRNAAWLLGRVASDEYRDEAQEALIDTLADEDEMTSKFAATSLSMLDGDGLEERLLNIVEDRHRDEEARVKALFVLGKIGGEESRNRISGFVDRTESDRLRKRGFSALSKLGGAGAPSGDFA
- a CDS encoding CARDB domain-containing protein, with translation MVAGSLVFVVGSAGTVDDVPETATPSLETSSIDDSNHAPVLSDPPNVNKPDDEKRIVVRFEDDYVVSGEIVDDDDLPPDPEVTAGGEYLVIDNHEEHDRRVVQTMDDGEVATTDDGRPIHVSSGDDPNLVVFERDSHGSITGTESLEVNREDGTVWTENDHSLDVNGAPVEYEGYDSYDLTLEILEANDPDEGETLTVETEIENHDWGHAHDTEAVIRLLERNGELASSNETIDIDGDESITHTFDLETRATHYIANEFEIDVADGEAVESQDVNIEAAGAAVSITETTSPTIQGDELEVTAQVHRYGDVPEGAVSYPVSFYVDGSEVGTEIVGLSAGETRELTYTYETDDNDVPEVDVRVASDTDSSTDQVDVISREEYEDNIQASITDTNIDELGSSGTLEVDASFGYDGELPAGETTFPANLTVDGTFEDHRYVTLEDGTDTQETFSYDRDATDPPITDVTVETPGEDATVTFDRDTDIAFADVTDPAARHEPLDTTVVVTDNGESPGQDTLTIEIENSFAVESNGTETREIQIEPGESVSEDVTFDLTGNAPPQLELRASTSEASTATTVEVRDNEAQFDITDASLEGAEDPESGVDVVSTVRNMGGVTGTQEVSLEFDGETIHSEEVTLEPDEEATVTSEAPASEEDGVTHSYGASTDDDSAASTATTGATGDTLGLPNVPGGATVAVLVASLLGLLLAGAGVIKYRNDPAAVRARVRQLQNAAIGAIPGIGSGAVIVQNDLPRESLVRIRVRAGNDVVFLEDFQLGESERRTFNTLPDADRFEVGAGVDDITSHEETFGGETDQVGVILRPEGITIREL
- a CDS encoding DUF7385 family protein; protein product: MERIDVDDGFSMHEYRAKLKLLKDNGDTRILEHRDDLGCPSCGQAFDRLFVTEHRTTSFDTPPDRPFCLARTDEKLLLITH
- a CDS encoding DUF7112 family protein; its protein translation is MGDRVSSDHPSVRTVRTTCTETATGVRLSIPADDRDAFPTDEVVRIVLDGDELFARVERALTGEELSIPAVYETPDLARDPSGGTDRLTEWIDDHGVSAGGSALVDVVEPDFLYGLREPGATAYYDAHEPPSESLSDIAKSLEDGDGT